In the genome of Drosophila pseudoobscura strain MV-25-SWS-2005 chromosome 3, UCI_Dpse_MV25, whole genome shotgun sequence, one region contains:
- the betaTub60D gene encoding tubulin beta-3 chain, with protein MREIVHLQAGQCGNQIGAKFWEVISEEHGIDANGIYVGDSDLQLERISVYYNEASAVTRSSGGKYVPRAILLDLEPGTMESVRSGPYGQLFRPDNFVFGQSGAGNNWAKGHYTEGAELVDNVLDVVRKECENCDCLQGFQLTHSLGGGTGSGMGTLLISKIREEYPDRIMNTYSVVPSPKVSDTVVEPYNATLSIHQLVENTDETYCIDNEALYDICFRTLKVSNPSYGDLNHLVSLTMSGVTTCLRFPGQLNADLRKLAVNMVPFPRLHFFMPGFAPLTSRGSQQYRALSVPELTQQMFDAKNMMAACDPRHGRYLTVAAVFRGRMSMKEVDEQMLAVQNKNSSYFVEWIPNNVKTAVCDIPPKGLKMSSTFIGNTTAIQELFKRISEQFSAMFRRKAFLHWYTGEGMDEMEFTEAESNMNDLVSEYQQYQEATADDEFDPDVNQEEVEGDCI; from the exons ATGAGAGAAATTGTCCATCTGCAGGCCGGCCAGTGCGGCAACCAAATTGGCGCTAAG TTCTGGGAGGTTATTTCGGAGGAGCACGGCATTGACGCAAATGGCATCTATGTGGGCGACAGTGATCTGCAGTTGGAGCGTATCAGCGTCTACTACAACGAGGCATCAG CTGTGACGCGCTCGTCGGGTGGCAAATATGTGCCACGTGCCATCCTGTTGGATCTGGAGCCGGGCACCATGGAGTCGGTGCGCTCTGGACCCTACGGCCAGCTCTTCCGTCCAGACAACTTTGTGTTTGGGCAGTCGGGCGCCGGCAACAACTGGGCCAAGGGTCACTACACGGAGGGTGCCGAACTGGTGGACAATGTCCTGGATGTGGTGCGCAAGGAGTGCGAGAACTGCGACTGCCTGCAG GGCTTCCAGCTGACCCACTCGCTGGGCGGCGGAACCGGCTCCGGCATGGGAACGCTGCTCATTTCGAAGATACGAGAGGAGTATCCGGACCGCATCATGAACACGTACTCGGTGGTGCCCTCGCCGAAGGTGTCCGACACGGTGGTGGAGCCCTACAACGCCACCCTGTCGATACACCAACTGGTAGAGAACACAGACGAGACGTACTGCATCGACAACGAGGCCCTGTACGACATCTGCTTCAGGACTCTGAAGGTATCGAATCCCAGCTACGGGGACCTCAATCACCTGGTCTCGCTCACAATGTCCGGGGTGACCACCTGCCTGCGCTTCCCCGGTCAGCTGAACGCCGATCTCCGCAAGCTGGCTGTCAACATGGTTCCATTCCCGCGTCTGCACTTCTTCATGCCTGGATTCGCGCCGCTCACCTCGCGTGGCTCGCAGCAGTACCGCGCCCTGTCCGTCCCGGAGCTTACCCAACAGATGTTCGACGCCAAGAACATGATGGCCGCCTGTGATCCACGCCATGGCCGCTACCTCACCGTGGCTGCCGTCTTCCGGGGCCGCATGTCCATGAAGGAGGTGGACGAGCAGATGCTGGCGGTGCAGAACAAGAACAGCTCGTACTTCGTCGAGTGGATACCGAATAACGTGAAGACGGCCGTGTGCGACATCCCGCCCAAGGGCCTAAAGATGTCGTCGACCTTCATTGGCAACACCACGGCCATCCAGGAGCTCTTCAAGCGCATCTCCGAGCAGTTCTCGGCCATGTTCCGACGCAAGGCGTTCTTGCATTGGTACACCGGCGAGGGCATGGACGAGATGGAGTTCACCGAGGCGGAGAGCAACATGAACGATCTGGTCTCCGAGTACCAGCAATACCAGGAGGCAACGGCCGACGACGAGTTCGATCCCGATGTTAACCAGGAGGAGGTCGAGGGCGATTGTATTTAA